One window from the genome of Paenibacillus azoreducens encodes:
- a CDS encoding threonine/serine exporter family protein, with amino-acid sequence MYIEQILTSFIASAAFGMIFNAPKQSLIQCGFAGMVGWMLYIWLQDIGVLRVAATVVAAYCVTLISSIFAKKYRKPIIVFSVSGIIPLVPGGLAYDAMRNAVENQYDQAVQSGAAAFMMSGAIALGLLLSEVTNQIIRKIMISKAS; translated from the coding sequence ATGTACATCGAACAAATCCTAACCAGCTTCATTGCTTCTGCCGCTTTTGGCATGATATTTAACGCTCCGAAGCAATCGCTCATCCAATGTGGCTTTGCCGGTATGGTGGGCTGGATGCTTTACATCTGGCTACAGGACATCGGAGTTCTGCGCGTGGCAGCAACCGTGGTCGCCGCTTATTGCGTGACCTTGATCAGCTCGATTTTTGCAAAAAAATACCGTAAACCTATCATCGTATTCAGCGTTTCAGGTATTATTCCACTTGTACCCGGGGGACTTGCCTACGATGCGATGCGAAACGCGGTGGAGAATCAATACGACCAGGCCGTACAATCGGGGGCGGCAGCGTTTATGATGTCGGGTGCGATCGCGCTTGGGCTGCTGCTGTCAGAAGTGACGAACCAGATCATCCGCAAAATCATGATTTCCAAAGCATCGTAA
- a CDS encoding threonine/serine exporter family protein has protein sequence MEDSLQKEREIMKVCLLAGQIMLQSGAETYRVEDTMMRIASSYGIDHTHSYMTPTGIIFSLEDPQPMTRLSRITERTTNLYKIDRVNTLSRQISRGELSIAEAYRELKEIERTQAIYPLWLNVLMAAVASGCFLIMFRGTWLDFVPAMLAGGIGYYCSVLLHRLVPVKFFAEFSGALMIGLCAVLFVKYGFGQARDIIIISSVMPLVPGLLITNAIRDLMAGHLVSGLSKGAEAFITSFAIGAGIAFMLSIQ, from the coding sequence TTGGAAGACTCATTGCAGAAGGAACGGGAAATCATGAAAGTCTGCTTGCTGGCAGGGCAGATCATGCTGCAAAGCGGGGCGGAAACGTATCGGGTCGAAGATACGATGATGCGGATTGCGTCATCCTACGGCATCGACCATACTCATAGCTATATGACACCGACAGGAATTATTTTTTCGTTGGAAGATCCGCAGCCGATGACCCGGCTCAGCCGAATCACGGAGCGGACCACCAATCTATATAAAATCGACCGGGTGAACACCCTTTCGCGCCAGATCAGCAGGGGGGAGTTATCTATTGCAGAGGCCTACCGGGAGCTCAAGGAGATTGAGCGAACCCAGGCCATTTATCCGTTATGGCTCAACGTTCTGATGGCCGCTGTGGCCAGCGGCTGTTTTCTGATCATGTTTCGCGGCACTTGGCTGGATTTTGTACCGGCTATGCTGGCCGGCGGCATCGGTTATTACTGCTCGGTGCTGCTGCACCGGCTGGTTCCGGTGAAGTTTTTTGCCGAGTTTTCCGGCGCTTTGATGATCGGTTTGTGTGCGGTGCTTTTCGTCAAATACGGATTCGGTCAAGCGCGAGACATCATCATTATCAGTTCCGTCATGCCGCTCGTGCCCGGGCTTTTGATTACGAATGCGATCCGGGACTTGATGGCGGGGCATTTGGTCTCCGGATTGTCCAAGGGAGCCGAAGCTTTTATAACATCTTTTGCGATCGGCGCGGGTATCGCGTTTATGCTGTCTATTCAATAG
- a CDS encoding glycosyl hydrolase family 18 protein, protein MYMKKGFYGVWLVMLSLLIALVPFFQGAANAASAGNEAKAAADSGYKLVGYFPSWGIYGRNYNVSNIDVSKVTHINYAFADICWDGKHGNPSTAPDNPNKQTWPCTTSGIPLQQGNVPNGSIVLGDPDADALRPTPGGPTTGCWADAACGNFGALRSLKAAHPQLKTILSVGGWTWSNRFSDTAASDTTRKTFAKSAVDALRAYGFDGVDLDWEYPNVEAIPGNSHRPEDKQNYTLLLQEVRSQLDAAGAEDGKHYILTIASGASQTFVNNTELAKIAQIVDWINIMTYDFHGGSFEATTSHNTGLYGDPKDPYIANNFFVDGAIQAYQKAGVPMNKLVLGLEFMGRSWKNCPPGPNNDGQFQTCTADPGSVYKWSPVGTWDDSNSGNTGVFDYGDIAANYVNKNGYTRYWNNTAKVPYLYNPNTKIFISYDDTESIGYKTDYIKNKYLGGAMFWEFSSDCRTSPKFSCTGPKLLDKVYNDLTTGTPPVDNIPPTAPTNLAASAVGDKKVTLGWTASTDNVGVMYYDIYQGQTLVQTVDGATTTALIKGLTGSTTYTFTVKARDAAGNTSPPSAPLTITTAPPVIDNQPPTAPANLVAIAKTKTSVTLKWDASTDNDDIAGYDIYQNGTLVKSTPNLKETLSGLTAGTTYSFYVKAKDLSGNMSAASNAISVTTPTDPSFPAWQANTAYAVGAYVTYNGNLYKCTYAHTSIVGWEPPSAPTLWQLQSAPPQDTQPPTAPTNLAVSAQTANSVTLTWTASTDNIGVTGYDVYQGNTLVGSSTSTTYTVTGLTPATAYSFTVKAKDAAGNVSAASNAVTVTLENADTTPPTAPGNVKAAAKTSTSVTLTWTASTDNVGVTGYDVYQGNTLAASVNGSTLTAVITGLSPNTTYSFTVKAKDAAGNLSDPSSTVTVTTDAPSEDTTPPSAPANLAVSSKTATSVTLTWTASTDNVGVTGYEVYQGSALAASVDGTTVTAVINGLTPNTAYTFTVKAKDAAGNVSAASNALTVTTDSDVPAPAAWVAGKAYVKDDAVTYNGKVYKCLQPHTSLPGWEPANVPALWSLQS, encoded by the coding sequence ATGTACATGAAAAAAGGTTTTTATGGGGTATGGCTTGTCATGCTGAGCCTGCTGATTGCGCTTGTTCCTTTTTTCCAGGGGGCGGCAAATGCCGCAAGCGCCGGGAACGAAGCAAAAGCCGCGGCGGACAGCGGGTATAAACTGGTTGGTTATTTTCCTTCATGGGGAATCTACGGCAGAAATTATAACGTTTCCAATATCGATGTATCCAAAGTAACGCATATTAATTATGCTTTTGCGGATATTTGCTGGGACGGTAAACATGGGAATCCTTCGACGGCCCCGGACAATCCCAATAAGCAAACCTGGCCTTGCACCACATCCGGGATTCCGCTGCAGCAGGGCAATGTTCCGAACGGCAGCATTGTGCTCGGCGATCCCGATGCGGATGCGCTTCGGCCGACTCCAGGCGGGCCGACGACAGGCTGTTGGGCCGATGCGGCATGCGGAAACTTCGGCGCTTTGCGCAGCTTGAAGGCGGCCCATCCGCAGCTCAAAACCATCCTGTCCGTTGGCGGCTGGACGTGGTCCAACCGGTTTTCGGATACGGCGGCATCGGACACCACGCGTAAAACCTTCGCCAAATCCGCAGTCGATGCGCTGCGGGCGTATGGATTTGACGGCGTGGATCTGGACTGGGAGTATCCGAATGTCGAGGCGATTCCGGGGAATAGCCATCGTCCGGAAGACAAACAAAATTACACGCTGCTTCTGCAGGAAGTCCGCAGCCAGCTGGATGCTGCAGGCGCCGAAGACGGCAAGCATTATATCCTGACCATCGCTTCGGGCGCGAGCCAAACCTTCGTGAACAACACGGAACTGGCAAAAATCGCGCAGATCGTCGATTGGATCAACATTATGACCTATGATTTCCACGGCGGTTCATTTGAAGCGACCACAAGCCACAATACCGGGCTTTACGGAGACCCCAAAGACCCGTACATCGCTAACAACTTCTTTGTGGACGGAGCGATCCAGGCTTATCAGAAAGCCGGAGTCCCAATGAACAAACTCGTTCTTGGCCTTGAATTCATGGGCCGCAGCTGGAAAAACTGCCCTCCCGGACCGAATAACGACGGCCAGTTCCAGACTTGTACAGCTGATCCCGGCTCTGTTTACAAATGGTCCCCGGTCGGCACTTGGGACGATTCCAATTCGGGCAATACCGGCGTATTTGATTATGGGGATATCGCCGCTAACTATGTAAACAAAAACGGATACACCCGTTACTGGAACAATACCGCCAAAGTGCCGTATCTTTACAATCCGAATACGAAAATCTTCATTTCGTACGATGATACGGAATCGATTGGGTACAAAACCGACTATATCAAAAACAAGTATTTGGGTGGAGCGATGTTCTGGGAATTCAGCTCCGACTGCCGGACCAGTCCGAAGTTCAGCTGTACCGGCCCGAAACTGCTCGATAAGGTGTATAACGATCTGACGACGGGGACGCCTCCGGTAGACAACATCCCGCCTACAGCCCCTACGAATTTGGCGGCATCAGCCGTCGGCGACAAGAAAGTTACGCTCGGCTGGACGGCTTCCACAGATAATGTGGGCGTGATGTATTATGACATTTATCAAGGCCAGACACTGGTGCAAACAGTCGATGGCGCAACGACGACGGCTTTGATCAAAGGACTTACCGGAAGCACCACCTACACCTTTACGGTTAAGGCAAGGGATGCCGCAGGCAATACCTCTCCCCCAAGCGCTCCATTAACGATTACGACCGCCCCGCCTGTCATTGATAATCAGCCGCCGACTGCTCCAGCCAACCTCGTTGCGATTGCCAAGACGAAAACAAGCGTTACGCTGAAATGGGACGCTTCAACAGACAATGATGATATTGCAGGCTACGATATTTACCAGAATGGCACGCTTGTGAAATCGACGCCTAACCTGAAGGAAACATTGTCGGGGCTGACAGCGGGTACAACTTACAGCTTCTATGTCAAAGCGAAGGATCTCTCCGGAAACATGTCTGCGGCAAGCAATGCCATCAGCGTAACAACGCCGACAGATCCTAGCTTCCCGGCTTGGCAGGCCAATACCGCATATGCAGTAGGTGCCTATGTGACCTATAACGGCAATTTGTACAAATGCACGTATGCGCATACCTCGATCGTCGGTTGGGAACCGCCTTCCGCTCCGACTTTGTGGCAGCTGCAATCCGCACCTCCGCAGGATACACAGCCTCCGACGGCCCCAACCAATCTTGCAGTCTCCGCTCAAACAGCCAATTCAGTTACATTAACCTGGACGGCCTCCACAGATAACATTGGAGTAACCGGATATGACGTTTACCAAGGAAACACGCTTGTAGGAAGCTCCACGTCCACAACATACACGGTGACGGGATTGACTCCGGCAACCGCCTATTCGTTTACAGTCAAAGCCAAGGATGCGGCGGGGAATGTATCAGCCGCAAGCAATGCGGTCACGGTAACGCTTGAAAACGCCGATACAACGCCGCCAACCGCTCCAGGCAATGTGAAGGCCGCGGCCAAAACATCCACATCCGTGACATTGACCTGGACGGCATCGACGGATAACGTTGGAGTGACAGGTTATGATGTATACCAAGGGAACACGCTCGCCGCTTCCGTGAATGGTTCTACGCTGACAGCCGTCATTACCGGACTCTCTCCGAATACAACGTATTCATTCACCGTTAAAGCCAAGGATGCCGCCGGAAATCTCTCTGATCCGAGCAGCACGGTTACCGTAACCACGGATGCTCCTTCGGAGGATACAACGCCGCCTTCCGCTCCGGCCAATCTCGCCGTTTCGTCCAAGACGGCGACCAGCGTCACGCTGACCTGGACAGCTTCGACAGACAACGTAGGAGTGACCGGTTATGAGGTGTATCAAGGTTCTGCGCTGGCTGCATCGGTGGATGGAACAACGGTTACAGCCGTCATTAACGGTTTGACGCCGAATACAGCTTATACCTTCACTGTTAAGGCCAAAGACGCCGCCGGGAATGTTTCCGCCGCCAGCAACGCGCTTACGGTCACCACGGATTCCGATGTGCCGGCTCCCGCCGCTTGGGTGGCCGGAAAGGCGTATGTTAAAGATGATGCGGTGACTTATAACGGAAAGGTGTATAAATGTCTGCAGCCGCATACCTCGTTGCCGGGCTGGGAGCCAGCAAATGTGCCGGCGTTATGGAGTTTGCAATCCTAA
- a CDS encoding glycosyl hydrolase family 18 protein, with protein MGDAKPWGKGMFAALLGLLLLMTGWGPGGAGIGQADPASPAYKVVGYFTNWGIYDPNFQVEHIDASKLTHLNYAFADLCWNGKHGNPSNDPGNPNKATWNCKDAGVPTQTGNVPNGAIVLGDPWADVNNNDGVPLEWEDCEKGKCGNFYKLKMLKQSNPNLKTLLSVGGWTWSNHFSDVAADPAARTNFANSAVNVIRTYGFDGIDIDWEYPVGGGLPGNSQRPEDKHNFTLLLQETRDKLSAAGAQDGRTYLLTIAGRANSSYALTTELGTIAGILDWINIMTYDFHGDWEQTTNHNASLYSDPNDPDTINKFSADSAITAYMNAGVPASKIVMGVPFYGRGWKNCAPGPNGDGLYQTCTPDFNGNYIPNGTWDNYESGPTGMFDYGDLAAGYVNKNGFTRYWSQTSQVPYLYNPSSKIFISYEDPQSITAKASFIKNRSLGGAMIWDLSEDCRTSPKYTCTGTKLLQQLASDLHAGPTLPDTTAPTTPTHLNSPLQTATTITLNWDASQDNVGVIGYDIYQGQTLLTRVTGTSYTVTGLTPQTTYTFTVRAVDAAGNISDASVPLTVSTLPQGTDTEPPTAPSNLSVTAHTDTTVSLQWSPSTDNVAVIGYDIFKGNELAGTVPATSTSFTVSGLTPQTAYTFSVKARDAAGNISPASNEVQATTDASGPVTAPAWAPNTTYAAGVEVNYGGVIYKCRQPHTSLPGWEPPNVPALWAKK; from the coding sequence ATGGGAGACGCAAAGCCATGGGGAAAGGGAATGTTTGCCGCTTTGCTTGGCCTGCTGTTATTGATGACAGGTTGGGGTCCTGGCGGAGCGGGAATTGGACAAGCAGATCCCGCAAGTCCGGCTTACAAGGTTGTCGGCTACTTCACGAATTGGGGGATTTATGATCCCAACTTTCAGGTGGAACATATTGATGCATCGAAGCTTACTCATCTGAATTACGCTTTTGCGGATTTGTGCTGGAACGGTAAACACGGCAATCCGTCCAATGATCCCGGCAATCCGAACAAAGCAACATGGAACTGCAAGGATGCCGGCGTGCCGACCCAGACGGGGAATGTTCCGAACGGCGCGATTGTGCTTGGCGATCCATGGGCGGACGTAAACAATAATGACGGCGTTCCGCTTGAATGGGAGGATTGCGAAAAAGGGAAATGCGGCAACTTCTACAAGCTCAAGATGCTGAAGCAGTCCAACCCGAATCTGAAGACGTTATTGTCCGTCGGCGGATGGACATGGTCCAATCATTTCTCCGATGTGGCGGCCGATCCTGCTGCCCGGACCAATTTTGCCAATTCCGCAGTGAATGTGATCCGCACCTACGGTTTTGACGGAATCGATATTGACTGGGAGTATCCGGTAGGCGGCGGGCTGCCCGGCAACAGCCAACGTCCGGAGGATAAGCATAACTTTACGCTGCTGCTGCAGGAAACGCGTGATAAACTTAGCGCCGCAGGAGCGCAAGATGGACGCACCTATTTGCTGACGATTGCCGGACGGGCCAATTCGTCTTACGCATTAACAACCGAACTTGGCACGATCGCCGGGATCCTCGATTGGATTAATATCATGACCTATGATTTTCACGGGGACTGGGAACAAACCACGAATCATAACGCCAGCCTATATTCCGACCCTAATGATCCGGATACTATCAATAAATTCAGTGCCGATTCTGCCATTACCGCATACATGAATGCCGGAGTACCGGCTTCCAAAATCGTCATGGGCGTTCCGTTTTATGGACGGGGCTGGAAAAATTGTGCGCCCGGACCCAATGGGGATGGACTTTACCAGACCTGCACGCCAGACTTTAACGGCAACTATATCCCAAACGGAACCTGGGACAACTATGAATCCGGGCCGACGGGAATGTTCGATTACGGCGACCTGGCGGCAGGTTACGTGAACAAAAACGGTTTTACCCGCTACTGGAGCCAGACCAGTCAAGTGCCATACCTATACAACCCTTCCTCCAAGATTTTTATCAGCTACGAAGATCCGCAATCGATTACCGCCAAAGCTTCCTTTATCAAGAACCGCTCTCTCGGGGGCGCCATGATTTGGGATTTGAGCGAGGATTGCCGGACAAGCCCCAAATATACCTGCACAGGCACGAAACTTCTTCAACAACTCGCCTCGGATCTGCATGCGGGTCCTACACTGCCTGATACAACCGCACCAACAACTCCAACCCATTTGAATTCGCCTTTGCAAACGGCTACGACGATCACATTGAATTGGGATGCTTCGCAAGACAATGTCGGCGTTATCGGTTATGACATCTATCAAGGCCAAACTCTGCTGACCCGCGTTACAGGAACCAGCTACACCGTTACGGGTCTTACGCCGCAGACAACTTATACGTTTACCGTGCGAGCAGTGGATGCCGCGGGTAACATTTCAGATGCCAGCGTCCCGCTTACCGTATCCACGCTCCCTCAGGGAACGGATACCGAGCCGCCGACCGCACCAAGCAATCTTTCGGTAACCGCTCATACGGATACGACCGTGTCTCTACAGTGGAGTCCATCCACGGATAATGTGGCCGTCATCGGCTACGACATTTTCAAGGGGAATGAGCTTGCGGGGACCGTGCCCGCAACTTCGACGAGCTTTACGGTTAGCGGACTGACGCCCCAAACGGCGTATACGTTCTCGGTAAAAGCCAGGGATGCGGCCGGGAATATTTCTCCTGCAAGCAACGAGGTGCAGGCGACTACCGATGCTTCCGGCCCTGTGACTGCTCCGGCTTGGGCACCGAATACGACCTATGCCGCCGGTGTTGAGGTGAACTACGGCGGAGTTATTTATAAATGCCGGCAGCCCCATACCTCGCTTCCTGGCTGGGAACCGCCGAACGTGCCTGCTTTATGGGCGAAGAAATAA
- a CDS encoding GNAT family N-acetyltransferase, whose amino-acid sequence MSKWTIREAETKDIHGLAQVHLNSWLTTYRGIVPDTYLDNMKLESRIELWTRVLDPSNKSMTFVLENPSGEIAGFINGGASREKGFDIEAEVYSLYLLKEAQGKGYGRELMNRMIGYFGKQGYRSMLVWVLEDNPALQFYQKMGGRFLTRDLLEIGGEHVKDLCLEWRNLDELS is encoded by the coding sequence ATGAGCAAATGGACGATCAGGGAAGCTGAAACCAAGGATATTCACGGCTTGGCGCAAGTCCATCTGAACAGCTGGCTGACGACGTACCGCGGGATCGTACCCGATACCTATCTCGACAACATGAAGCTGGAATCACGGATTGAATTATGGACGAGAGTGCTGGACCCATCCAATAAGTCGATGACCTTTGTGCTGGAGAATCCATCCGGCGAAATTGCAGGTTTCATTAATGGAGGGGCAAGCCGCGAGAAAGGTTTTGATATTGAAGCCGAGGTGTATTCGCTGTATTTGCTGAAAGAAGCCCAGGGCAAAGGGTACGGGCGAGAGCTGATGAACCGGATGATCGGTTATTTCGGGAAACAGGGATATCGCTCCATGCTGGTCTGGGTACTTGAAGACAATCCGGCGTTACAATTTTATCAGAAAATGGGCGGACGGTTTCTGACGCGGGATTTATTGGAAATCGGCGGCGAGCATGTGAAGGATCTGTGCCTGGAATGGAGGAACCTGGACGAGTTGTCTTAA
- a CDS encoding sensor histidine kinase, protein MRTIRGRIFTSLIIVMIFSVLTTVFLFNHLIDEMLMDQARNQLRLQMTKAIDIIEGGDLEDLSTEDLELRFRDRMFYADFFVVDASDKIVAAGEDDMVGGKIHVSMSPKDHFFTLDGQKMMYTHQRLNKGLRIIVYTPMDILKQISGRVLRVSLLSIVISFAVIFVVGLWFVWKTTRPLQQLKEAVSKFNPKHRFPGIPQGDTSEIGQLINTFSSMSERIQKQHQQQIEFLQNVSHELRTPLMSIQGYASAVKDQVVTVEHGLHVVTAESQRLIQMVDRLLQLTRMETLQEEWKLTEVDLQDMMEHVHQLIAPAAADRNIQSALNAASLEMAIPAEQIFQVAMNFMQNAVRYASHEIKLSLEEIPGGFRICVDDDGPGVPVQERDSVFDRYYTGQSGITGIGLAICKQIADRLGAGISCTESPLGGARFCFEYGQGGHHA, encoded by the coding sequence ATGCGTACCATCCGGGGCCGGATTTTTACCTCATTGATTATTGTCATGATCTTTTCGGTGCTGACGACGGTTTTCCTCTTCAACCACCTGATTGACGAAATGCTGATGGACCAGGCACGAAACCAGCTGCGGCTGCAAATGACGAAAGCGATCGATATAATCGAAGGCGGAGATTTGGAAGATTTGAGTACGGAGGATCTGGAGCTGCGGTTCCGAGACCGGATGTTTTATGCGGATTTTTTTGTGGTGGATGCTTCGGATAAGATTGTAGCCGCCGGAGAAGATGATATGGTTGGCGGCAAAATTCACGTCTCCATGAGCCCAAAGGATCATTTTTTTACGCTAGACGGTCAAAAAATGATGTACACGCACCAGCGGCTGAACAAAGGATTGCGTATTATCGTGTACACGCCTATGGATATACTGAAGCAGATATCCGGCCGCGTGCTGCGCGTTTCGCTATTGTCCATCGTCATCAGCTTTGCCGTCATTTTCGTGGTAGGCTTATGGTTCGTTTGGAAAACCACCCGCCCGTTGCAGCAGCTGAAGGAGGCGGTCAGCAAATTCAATCCGAAACACCGATTCCCGGGGATTCCGCAGGGAGATACCTCGGAAATCGGGCAGTTGATCAATACTTTTTCCAGCATGTCCGAACGGATTCAGAAGCAGCATCAGCAGCAAATCGAATTTTTGCAAAATGTATCCCATGAGCTGCGGACTCCGCTGATGTCGATTCAGGGGTATGCCTCTGCCGTGAAAGACCAGGTCGTGACTGTGGAGCATGGTCTGCATGTGGTGACCGCAGAGTCGCAGCGTTTGATCCAGATGGTGGATCGGCTGCTGCAGTTGACGCGGATGGAAACTCTGCAGGAGGAATGGAAGCTGACAGAGGTTGATCTGCAGGATATGATGGAGCATGTGCATCAACTGATTGCCCCGGCGGCCGCAGACCGGAATATTCAGAGCGCCCTGAATGCGGCTTCGCTGGAAATGGCTATACCTGCCGAGCAAATTTTTCAGGTCGCCATGAATTTCATGCAAAATGCCGTGCGTTATGCCTCGCATGAAATTAAACTGAGTTTGGAAGAAATACCGGGTGGCTTTCGTATCTGCGTAGATGATGATGGGCCCGGCGTACCTGTTCAGGAACGGGACTCCGTTTTCGACCGATATTATACGGGCCAGTCCGGCATCACCGGCATTGGCCTGGCGATTTGCAAGCAAATTGCGGACCGGCTTGGCGCAGGGATTTCCTGCACGGAATCGCCTTTGGGCGGGGCGAGATTTTGCTTTGAGTACGGGCAAGGTGGTCATCATGCTTAA
- a CDS encoding response regulator transcription factor, which produces MAHIFVVDDDSNILQLITEYLRKDGFTVTAFSDGSDLVERVHTDKPDCLILDIMMPGVNGLALLTSIRTFTEMPIIMVSARGEEMDRIIGLELGCNDFLRKPFHPRELIGRVKGMLRLVQTYRPNEEQETGKGIRVGNLTLNEEFRLVEIDDQEISFTSREYELLVFLAKHLERPFSREQLIQQVWKYDFMGELRVVDDLVKRLRKKLGDAGAALAIETLWGFGYKATVKG; this is translated from the coding sequence ATGGCCCATATTTTTGTCGTCGATGACGATTCCAACATATTGCAATTGATTACCGAATATTTGCGGAAAGACGGATTTACAGTAACGGCTTTTTCCGACGGCAGCGATTTGGTGGAGAGGGTGCATACGGACAAACCGGATTGTTTAATACTGGATATTATGATGCCGGGCGTCAACGGGCTGGCGCTGCTGACATCGATCCGCACTTTTACGGAAATGCCCATCATTATGGTTTCGGCCCGCGGCGAGGAGATGGACCGGATTATCGGGCTTGAGCTCGGGTGCAATGATTTCTTGCGCAAGCCGTTCCATCCGCGCGAGCTGATTGGCCGGGTCAAAGGCATGCTGAGACTCGTGCAAACCTATCGGCCGAATGAAGAGCAGGAAACCGGGAAGGGAATTCGTGTCGGCAACCTGACCTTGAACGAGGAATTCCGGTTGGTGGAGATTGATGATCAGGAGATATCCTTTACTTCCCGCGAATACGAGCTGCTTGTGTTTCTTGCCAAACATTTGGAGCGGCCCTTTAGCCGGGAGCAGCTCATCCAACAGGTATGGAAATATGACTTTATGGGCGAGTTGCGGGTGGTTGACGATCTGGTCAAAAGGCTCCGCAAAAAGCTGGGCGATGCCGGTGCGGCCTTAGCGATCGAAACCTTGTGGGGCTTCGGCTACAAAGCGACGGTGAAAGGCTGA
- a CDS encoding GNAT family N-acetyltransferase: protein MANTVLKLITAENTDECLQLKPREDQQRFVAANANSLEKAKKEPTSRPFGIYADDIMVGFALFDVEPYPEDGYFWICRFMIDERYQGKGYGKAGLAAVLQHQKNQTDCTKIRISHVPDNTAANRLYKSFGFAETGEVIGGETVLDLIVAE, encoded by the coding sequence ATGGCAAATACCGTTTTAAAATTGATTACAGCTGAAAATACGGACGAATGCCTGCAGCTCAAACCAAGGGAAGACCAGCAGCGTTTTGTGGCCGCGAATGCCAACTCGCTTGAAAAAGCGAAAAAAGAACCGACATCGAGACCCTTTGGCATTTATGCGGACGACATCATGGTAGGTTTTGCTTTGTTTGACGTGGAGCCGTATCCGGAGGACGGATATTTTTGGATATGCAGATTCATGATTGATGAGCGTTATCAAGGAAAAGGCTACGGCAAAGCGGGTCTTGCGGCTGTGCTTCAGCATCAGAAAAACCAAACAGACTGCACGAAAATCCGGATATCCCATGTGCCCGACAATACGGCCGCGAACCGGCTGTACAAAAGTTTTGGATTTGCGGAAACAGGCGAAGTGATCGGAGGAGAAACGGTGCTCGATTTGATCGTTGCAGAATGA
- a CDS encoding 8-oxo-dGTP diphosphatase has protein sequence MTQTTSAPAVEVALYTMCLVQDGDKVLLVNRPSKRGFPGYIGPGGKVDFPESLTEGAIREVREETGLIVKDLIYKGLDEFVDPSRNFRYMVFNYLATSFEGELLANPPEGELLWVPIKEATSLPMQDWFKRRFPLFFDEGTFEIYEVYDMDSQVTFKESVKKL, from the coding sequence ATGACGCAAACAACATCGGCACCGGCTGTAGAGGTTGCTTTATATACGATGTGCCTTGTTCAGGACGGAGATAAGGTACTGCTCGTGAACCGGCCCAGCAAACGCGGGTTTCCCGGCTATATCGGGCCCGGCGGCAAAGTGGATTTTCCGGAAAGTTTGACGGAAGGCGCGATTCGGGAGGTGCGGGAGGAAACCGGGCTCATTGTCAAGGATCTCATCTACAAAGGTCTGGATGAATTTGTCGATCCGTCGCGGAATTTCAGATATATGGTCTTCAATTATTTGGCGACGTCATTCGAAGGGGAACTGCTCGCAAACCCGCCGGAAGGCGAATTGCTGTGGGTTCCGATCAAGGAGGCGACCTCGCTTCCGATGCAGGATTGGTTCAAACGCCGTTTTCCGCTGTTTTTTGACGAGGGGACGTTCGAAATTTATGAAGTTTACGACATGGACAGCCAGGTCACATTCAAAGAAAGCGTGAAAAAGCTCTAA
- a CDS encoding putative glycolipid-binding domain-containing protein, which yields MEQTVIWKRLDDTGMEYCTHILGERTEIHGKVIRSLPEEASFVDYRVVCNQDGNTEQVIIQYIQQNKVQTMRLQKDANHRWLRDGIHLPELDGLVDIDIGATPSTNLLPIRRLRLNIGESQQMTAAWVRFPEFDVLPLQQIYTRMGEFEYEYRSLSGYKARLRTDAEGIIRDYEGEWAEVINSGH from the coding sequence ATGGAACAAACCGTAATTTGGAAGCGGCTGGATGATACCGGGATGGAATACTGCACCCACATATTGGGGGAGCGGACGGAAATCCATGGCAAAGTGATACGTTCCTTGCCGGAGGAAGCGTCTTTTGTGGATTATCGCGTGGTATGCAATCAAGACGGGAATACCGAGCAAGTAATCATTCAATACATACAGCAAAACAAGGTACAAACGATGCGGCTGCAAAAAGATGCAAATCACCGTTGGCTGCGGGACGGTATTCACCTTCCCGAGCTGGACGGACTGGTAGATATCGATATCGGGGCAACGCCTTCCACCAATCTGCTTCCTATCCGCAGACTGCGGTTGAACATCGGGGAATCGCAGCAGATGACGGCGGCTTGGGTCCGTTTTCCGGAATTCGACGTGCTGCCGCTTCAGCAGATATACACCCGGATGGGAGAGTTCGAATACGAATACCGGTCGCTCAGCGGATATAAGGCGCGGCTCCGCACCGATGCCGAAGGAATCATCCGGGATTATGAAGGCGAGTGGGCCGAAGTCATCAATTCCGGGCACTGA